A window of the Barnesiella propionica genome harbors these coding sequences:
- a CDS encoding tetratricopeptide repeat protein produces the protein MRYTVLIFCIVSSLFVFGEDNLTPASKKENFKAERNDIRKGNNFYNDQKFTEAEIEYRKSLDANPSSMTGTYNLGSSLYKQEKWKDARNEYMKVVQATKDSLQAARAWHNLGNISLKEENYEQSIKEYKNALRRNPADNETRYNLRLAQLLLQKQQQEQQQNQDKDKDKQDQNKDQQNKEQNKDRQDQDKQNQDQKEPQNQDKQEQEQQQQQSSQMSKENAEQILEAIQQDERNTQEKVKKALMQQQKRKKTDKEW, from the coding sequence ATGAGATATACGGTTTTGATATTTTGTATAGTAAGTTCTTTATTCGTATTCGGAGAGGATAATCTGACTCCGGCCAGTAAAAAAGAAAATTTTAAGGCGGAGAGAAACGATATACGCAAAGGGAATAATTTTTATAACGATCAAAAGTTTACCGAAGCTGAAATAGAATATCGCAAATCATTGGATGCCAATCCATCTTCTATGACGGGAACTTACAATCTGGGAAGTTCTCTTTATAAACAGGAAAAATGGAAAGATGCACGTAATGAATATATGAAAGTAGTGCAAGCGACTAAAGATTCTTTACAAGCTGCCCGTGCGTGGCATAATCTGGGAAATATTTCTTTAAAGGAAGAGAATTATGAGCAGAGTATAAAAGAGTATAAGAATGCATTAAGACGCAATCCTGCAGATAATGAAACCCGGTACAATTTGCGCTTGGCCCAGCTTCTTTTACAAAAGCAGCAGCAAGAGCAACAACAAAACCAGGATAAGGATAAAGATAAACAGGATCAAAATAAGGATCAGCAGAATAAGGAACAAAATAAAGACCGACAAGATCAGGATAAGCAAAATCAGGATCAGAAAGAACCTCAGAATCAAGATAAACAGGAACAGGAACAACAACAGCAGCAATCGTCCCAAATGTCGAAAGAAAATGCAGAGCAAATTCTGGAGGCCATACAACAGGATGAAAGAAATACTCAGGAGAAAGTAAAAAAAGCGTTGATGCAGCAGCAAAAGCGTAAGAAAACGGATAAAGAATGGTAA
- a CDS encoding vWA domain-containing protein — protein MVFANPLYLFLLLLLIPVIVWYILKQKNAQASLQVSTTQAFDKMPKSYKVYLRHVRFALRLLVITCLIIVLARPQSTDNWQNSSTEGVDIVLALDISGSMMARDFKPDRVEAAKDVAAQFVSGRENDNIGLVIFAGESFTMCPMTTDHAVLLNLMKDVHCGMVDDGTAIGDGLATAINRIKDGPAKSKTIILLTDGTNNAGDIAPLTAAQIAKSLGIRVYTIGVGSKGLAPYPVQTPYGITYQNMPVEIDESALQQIAATADGKYFRATNKNVLKNIFEEIDKMEKTKLTVKEYSRKEEDFMPWAILALVLLGMEIVLRNTLLRNIP, from the coding sequence CTCAGGCCTCTTTGCAGGTTTCTACGACTCAGGCTTTTGATAAAATGCCGAAGAGCTATAAAGTATATTTACGTCATGTACGGTTTGCTTTGCGTTTATTAGTGATTACTTGTCTTATAATTGTACTTGCCAGACCGCAGTCTACCGATAACTGGCAGAATTCCTCAACGGAGGGTGTTGATATTGTTCTGGCTTTAGACATATCCGGTAGTATGATGGCCAGGGATTTTAAACCCGATAGAGTGGAAGCCGCGAAAGATGTTGCTGCGCAATTCGTATCGGGACGGGAGAATGATAATATAGGTCTTGTGATTTTTGCAGGAGAAAGCTTTACAATGTGTCCTATGACGACCGACCACGCTGTTTTACTGAATTTGATGAAGGATGTTCATTGTGGTATGGTAGATGACGGAACTGCTATAGGCGATGGGCTCGCAACGGCAATAAATCGTATAAAAGATGGTCCTGCCAAGTCCAAGACGATTATATTATTGACCGATGGTACCAATAATGCGGGAGATATAGCTCCGTTGACGGCTGCACAGATTGCGAAGTCATTGGGTATACGAGTTTATACGATAGGAGTGGGATCTAAAGGGCTGGCTCCTTATCCGGTTCAAACTCCTTACGGTATAACATATCAGAATATGCCCGTAGAGATAGATGAATCGGCTTTACAGCAGATAGCAGCTACTGCTGACGGAAAATATTTCAGGGCTACCAATAAAAATGTCTTGAAAAATATTTTCGAGGAGATAGATAAGATGGAGAAAACGAAGTTGACTGTAAAAGAATATAGCCGTAAAGAAGAAGATTTCATGCCCTGGGCTATTTTAGCACTTGTGCTGTTAGGAATGGAGATTGTTTTACGTAACACGTTGTTAAGGAATATTCCGTAA
- a CDS encoding vWA domain-containing protein, with protein sequence MFRFAQPEYLFLLLIVPVLWLLFIYARIRTKKNLKKFGRISVLFSLMPDVSKYKPSVKFTIQSLAFIVLIFLIARPQFGSKLEKVKKQGVEIMIALDVSNSMLAKDITPNRLEKAKMMLSKLVDELDNDKVGLIVFAGDAYTQLPITSDYVSAKMFLNTIDPKMVPTQGTAIGRAISTAMNSFSPNTEADKAIIVITDGENHEDDAVGIAREAAKKGIKVDVIGIGSQQGVPIPKGNNDNDFIKDNEGNVVITKLNEAMGQEIAKAGEGIYVRADNTSSATRALSEEVKKMKKADIESKVYSEYDEQFQGLAWIALILLLVDVFILDRKNSWLKKVNFFS encoded by the coding sequence ATGTTTAGATTTGCACAACCTGAATATTTATTTTTATTGCTGATAGTCCCTGTCTTGTGGCTGTTGTTCATATATGCCCGTATAAGAACGAAGAAGAATTTGAAAAAATTCGGACGGATATCGGTACTATTTTCATTGATGCCTGATGTATCTAAGTATAAGCCATCTGTTAAATTTACCATACAGTCTCTGGCGTTTATCGTATTGATTTTTCTTATTGCACGTCCTCAGTTTGGTTCCAAGCTCGAAAAAGTGAAAAAACAGGGTGTCGAGATCATGATAGCGTTAGATGTTTCTAATTCGATGCTGGCGAAGGATATAACTCCTAATCGGTTGGAGAAGGCAAAAATGATGCTTTCGAAACTGGTAGATGAATTGGATAACGATAAAGTCGGACTTATTGTTTTTGCAGGCGATGCTTATACGCAATTACCGATTACTTCGGATTATGTATCTGCAAAAATGTTTTTGAATACGATAGATCCGAAAATGGTTCCTACTCAGGGAACGGCAATAGGACGTGCCATATCTACTGCAATGAATTCTTTCAGTCCTAATACGGAGGCCGATAAAGCGATCATAGTCATTACGGATGGAGAAAATCATGAAGACGATGCAGTGGGGATAGCCCGTGAGGCAGCTAAAAAAGGAATCAAAGTAGATGTTATTGGTATCGGTTCTCAACAAGGCGTACCCATTCCTAAGGGGAATAACGATAATGATTTTATTAAAGATAATGAAGGAAATGTCGTTATTACCAAACTTAATGAAGCAATGGGACAGGAGATTGCCAAGGCAGGTGAAGGAATATATGTGCGTGCGGATAATACAAGCAGTGCTACCCGGGCTTTATCTGAGGAGGTAAAGAAAATGAAGAAAGCCGATATCGAGAGCAAGGTGTATTCGGAGTATGACGAGCAATTCCAAGGGCTTGCTTGGATTGCGCTAATCCTACTGTTAGTAGACGTTTTTATTTTGGACAGAAAGAACAGTTGGTTGAAGAAAGTGAACTTTTTTTCTTGA